CTTGTAGGTGAGTTCCTGGGCATCCGTCAGCAGCGCATTGATGTTCCCTTGAACAGGCTTGTAACTGATGTAAATCGTCGCCTTCATCTTCGGGTAGGTAATCTCAAAATTACAGCCCGGCTTGCCTTTAATCACCGCTTCCGCATTCATGTCGAACGTAAAAGGACACTCATTTTCAAAATGGGCATACTCTGCAACGGGATAATCCAGTCGCAACTGCGCCGCCGGTTTCGGAAGGACATCATCTTTGCAGCTTGCCAGCATAAGCGCCGCTGCTACTATGGGTAAATATTTTTTCAAAATCATCATTTTAATTAGAAGCCTGATCCGGCTGTCCGCTGTATCTTTTTATTTTTAAAGAAAAAATAAAAAGGATGCCGCTGCCATCCGGGCTGGGCGTGCTGTGCCTGTATGCTATCCCAAAGTCACCTTAACCTGCCGTATCCGTTTCTTGTCCACTGATTCGATTGTAAACAGGTAACTGCCGAACTGGATTTTCTGTCCCTTCTTGGGAAAATTCCCTAAAATCTCAAGGATTAACCCGGCCAGCGTCTCCGCTTCACCTTTGCGCTCTTCGAAAATGACCTCATCCACATCTACAATACGGTAGAAATCCTTAAGGTAAATTTTGCCTTCAAACAGGAAATTCCTGTCGTCAATCTGCGAGAAGTTGATATTCTCATCGTCAAACTCGTCGCTGATGTCCCCCACGATTTCCTCAATGATGTCTTCGAGCGATACCAATCCTGACGTACCTCCGTACTCGTCCACCACAATAGCGAGGTGGCTTTTCATACTCTGGAAATCCTTGAGCAAATTGTCAAGCTTCTTGTTTTCAGGCACAAAAAATGGTTTACGCAACAGTGTTGTCCAGTCAAAATCCACCGTGTCGATGTGCGGGATGATGTCCTTGACGAACAAAACGCCTTCTATCTGGTCAATATTGTCCCTGTAAACGGGAATCCTTGAAAATCCTTTTTCTGTAATTTTTCCGAGTACCTCGGCAAAACCCGCATCAATACTGAGTGCAAAAATATCAATTCTGGGACTCATCACCTGCTTTGTATCGGTATTTCCGAAAGAAACAATCCCTTCAAGTATTTTCTGCTCTTCGGTCGACGTTTCTTCAGACGAAGTCAGCTCGAGGGCCTGCGACAATTGGTCGACGGAAAAATTCGATTTCTGCCGCCCCAGTTTCTCCTGCATATACAGTGTCACTGAGCGCATGGGAAGGCTCACGGGCGAAAGCAGCCGGTCGAGCACGAAAACCGGCCGGGCAATCCACAATGCGAATTTCACATTATTGCGGTTCGCGTATACTTTGGGCAATACTTCCCCAAATAATAAGATCAGGAAGGTCACAAAAACTACCTCAACGGTAAATTTCAGCGCTTTGGATGCAATCGTGTCAAACAGGCTGTGCCCGATGTATGAAAACAGGATCACTACGCCAATATTGATGAAATTATTGGCGACGACCAGGGTAGCCAGTAATTTTTTTGGCTTTTCCAGAAGTGCTGCAATCAGGCGCGCCCGCACGGGATTTCTCGCGGACGCCTCTTCGAGGTCGTTCTGGGACAGGGAAAAAAAGGCAACTTCAGCACCGGAAACGATGGCTGTGCAGAACAGCAGGGCAAAAATGCCTGCAAAACCCAATAGGAGGTTGGTATCGAGATGTGCTAAACCGGGGGGTTCGGGGTCCAAATTCAGGTCAGTTAGTTAGACAATTAAAACGGCAGGTCGTTCTCCGGCGCTGCCTGCTGCTCATAGCCGGTGCTGCGGGATTCTCCCGGATGGTGACGGTTTACCTCTGATTCCTTTTTGGTGCTCAGGAAGGTAAAATCTACCGCCTGGATTTCAGTGGTATACTTGGTAGAACCGTCTTCGGCCTGCCATTGGCGCGATTTGATCCTGCCTTCAATGTAAATCTTATCGCCCTTGGAAAGGTACTTCTCGCACAATTCGGCCGCCTTGTTTCGCACTACGATATTGTGCCATTCGGTAGAGGTTACCTTCTCGCCGGTTTCCTTGTTGATGTAAGTTTCATTCGTAGCCAGCGGAAACCTGCCGATGCAGGAATCTGCCTTGAAGTAATGCATTTTCACCTCGTCACCGAGATGGCCTATGAGCATTACTTTATTCAGGGTCGAGTTCATGTAGCTTGGTATTTAAATCAAATATAACATTTTTAACTTACTCCGAAAAATCATTGTCTATAAAGTTGAAAATCACGATGGGGAACGGAAAGGTTTTCAGGGTGTCTCGGTCTATCCCATTTTCAAGCACACCCCGTATTGTCACTTTCAGGAACCTGATGTGCAGGTGCTGGTGGGTGAGTTTGTGGAGGATGCTGCCCGCGTGCATTTCGGAAATTGATACAATGGGTTTTCCAAACGGGTTTTCAGCGAGGATTTGTTCCGAAATGGCATCCAGCTGCGCTTCGGCATCGGTTTCTATGACCGGAAATTCGTACAGTCCGTGCCAGATGCCCTTGCCCGACCGTTTGACGATGAGCGTATCCTGACGCTCGTCTTCAGCGACCAGATAGTTGAAAAACCGGTTTTTCGCCTGTGCTTTCTTAGACTTTACCGGCAACCGGCTGACTTTGCCTTTTTGAAGCGCTGCACAACTGTGGTTCATGACACAGCTGCCGCAATCGGGATTTTTCGGGACACATTGCAGCGCGCCGAATTCCATGATGGCCTGATTGAAAATGGCAGGCTCGTCCTGTGGCATCAGTTCGAGGGCGAGTTTCCGGAATTCCTTCTTAGCATCTGCGGAAGCGATATCAAGGTCAATGTCAAAATACCGTGCCAACACCCTGAACACATTGCCATCGACAACCGGAACGGGTTCATTATAAGCGAATGAGGCGATGGCGCCGGCAGTGTACTCGCCTACGCCTTTCAGTTTAAGCAATCCGGCATAGTTTGCAGGGAATTTCCCATCCATCCCGAAAGCGATGGATTGGGCCGTCTGATGCAAATTCCTGGCGCGGGAGTAGTACCCGAGTCCCTGCCATAGCTTGAGCACCTGTTCCTCTGAGGCCTTCGCGAGATCGAAAACCGTCGGGAACGCTTCGGTAAATGCATAAAAATAGGGCATTCCCTGAGCGACCCGCGTCTGTTGCAGCATGATTTCAGAGAGCCAGATGTGATACGGATTTTGCGTATTTCTCCACGGCAGGTCGCGCTTGTGCTGTAAATACCATTGGATTAATAACTTAGAAAAATTCATAAATAAAATTTCGCAGGCAAAAATAAAGTTTATGTAATTAAATTTTAATCTTTTATGGTTGATTAATTGTTTTTTAAATTCATATATTTGCAACCTCAAAAAATATTACACATTCTAAATTAGAAAGAAAATGACGAAAGCAGATATCGTAGCGAAGATTTCAGAAAAGTTGGGTCTTGAAAAAGGAGACGTTCAGGCCACCGTTGAAACATTCATGGAAGAGGTAAAAAATTCACTTGAAACAGGCGATAATGTTTACCTGAGAGGTTTCGGAAGTTTTATCATCAAGACAAGGGCTGAGAAAACAGGACGCAACATTTCCAAAAACACTACAATTAAAATCCCTGCACACAATATTCCGGCATTCAAACCTGCTAAAGTGTTTGTAGAAGGAGTAAAAACAAACAACGAAGCAAAATAATTTTATTAATCACCAAAACGTCACATTATGCCAAGTGGTAAAAAGAGAAAAAGACATAAGGTAGCTACGCACAAAAGAAAAAAAAGAGCGAGAGCTAACCGCCACAAAAAGAAAAAGTAGTTTTAAACTACTTTTTTCTTTTTAAACGTTCATTGAAATCGAAGGGTTTAGAAAACAGGTGCCGGAGTCAGGAAGAAAGAATTTCCGGCCCGCGCCATAAACACTTCATCGAAAACATTTGTTCAATCATTTGGGCAAAAGGCTCAGGGTTCAAGGCATAGGTTTTTCCTGTACCCGGCACCCCGGCGCCTGCACCCAAATACTAAAATTTACAAGGTGAATAAAGAACTAATCATCAGATCCAGTTCTGACGCCGTGGATTTTGCCTTATTGAAGGATGGAAGACTGATTGAATTGCACAAGGAGGAGGAGAAAAGCGACTTTCAGGTGGGCGATATTTTCCTGGCGAAGATACGCAAGCCGGTTGCCGGGCTTAACGCAGCTTTTGTAAACGTAGGCTTTGAAAAAGATGCCTTTTTACATTATCACGATTTAGGGCCGAATTTGACTTCCCAATTAAAATTCATCAAGTTAGTCACGTCGGGTAAACTGAAGGATTTCACATTAAAGGGCTTCCAGTTCGAAAAAGAAATCAACAAAGACGGGGTGATCACGGAAGTGCTTACCACCAATCAGTCCATACTCGTACAGGTCGTCAAAGAAC
The nucleotide sequence above comes from Flavobacterium magnum. Encoded proteins:
- the gldD gene encoding gliding motility lipoprotein GldD, which encodes MLKKYLPIVAAALMLASCKDDVLPKPAAQLRLDYPVAEYAHFENECPFTFDMNAEAVIKGKPGCNFEITYPKMKATIYISYKPVQGNINALLTDAQELTYKHVVKADDISEQPFQNKENGVYGMFYNVNGNAATNGQFYVTDSTKHFIDCSVYFYAKPNFDSVMPAASYVKNDMRRIMESLRWKK
- a CDS encoding gliding motility-associated protein GldE translates to MDPEPPGLAHLDTNLLLGFAGIFALLFCTAIVSGAEVAFFSLSQNDLEEASARNPVRARLIAALLEKPKKLLATLVVANNFINIGVVILFSYIGHSLFDTIASKALKFTVEVVFVTFLILLFGEVLPKVYANRNNVKFALWIARPVFVLDRLLSPVSLPMRSVTLYMQEKLGRQKSNFSVDQLSQALELTSSEETSTEEQKILEGIVSFGNTDTKQVMSPRIDIFALSIDAGFAEVLGKITEKGFSRIPVYRDNIDQIEGVLFVKDIIPHIDTVDFDWTTLLRKPFFVPENKKLDNLLKDFQSMKSHLAIVVDEYGGTSGLVSLEDIIEEIVGDISDEFDDENINFSQIDDRNFLFEGKIYLKDFYRIVDVDEVIFEERKGEAETLAGLILEILGNFPKKGQKIQFGSYLFTIESVDKKRIRQVKVTLG
- a CDS encoding single-stranded DNA-binding protein, whose amino-acid sequence is MNSTLNKVMLIGHLGDEVKMHYFKADSCIGRFPLATNETYINKETGEKVTSTEWHNIVVRNKAAELCEKYLSKGDKIYIEGRIKSRQWQAEDGSTKYTTEIQAVDFTFLSTKKESEVNRHHPGESRSTGYEQQAAPENDLPF
- the mutY gene encoding A/G-specific adenine glycosylase gives rise to the protein MNFSKLLIQWYLQHKRDLPWRNTQNPYHIWLSEIMLQQTRVAQGMPYFYAFTEAFPTVFDLAKASEEQVLKLWQGLGYYSRARNLHQTAQSIAFGMDGKFPANYAGLLKLKGVGEYTAGAIASFAYNEPVPVVDGNVFRVLARYFDIDLDIASADAKKEFRKLALELMPQDEPAIFNQAIMEFGALQCVPKNPDCGSCVMNHSCAALQKGKVSRLPVKSKKAQAKNRFFNYLVAEDERQDTLIVKRSGKGIWHGLYEFPVIETDAEAQLDAISEQILAENPFGKPIVSISEMHAGSILHKLTHQHLHIRFLKVTIRGVLENGIDRDTLKTFPFPIVIFNFIDNDFSE
- a CDS encoding HU family DNA-binding protein; amino-acid sequence: MTKADIVAKISEKLGLEKGDVQATVETFMEEVKNSLETGDNVYLRGFGSFIIKTRAEKTGRNISKNTTIKIPAHNIPAFKPAKVFVEGVKTNNEAK